A single region of the Streptococcus macedonicus ACA-DC 198 genome encodes:
- a CDS encoding Amino acid ABC transporter, periplasmic amino acid-binding protein yields the protein MKIVKRFLAIVSLLVVVLLVGCSTSKSSSSTSSSSSSSGNTAKARTLDEIKESGTIKIGVFSDKKPFGYVDDKGDYQGYDVYFADRLAKDLGVDVKYVAVDPASRVEYLTSAKVDIILANFTVTDERAEQVDFALPYMKVALGVVSPSSQLISSVDDLEGKTLIVGKGTTAETYFEKNYPKVNLLKYDQYSEAYQALLDGRGDALSTDNTEVLAWALENKGYEVGITSLGDTDTIAPAVQKGNTELLDWINNEIKTLGEENFFHKDYEETLEPVYGDATNPDDLVVEGGNVD from the coding sequence ATGAAAATTGTAAAACGTTTTTTAGCGATTGTTAGTTTGTTAGTTGTGGTTTTGCTAGTCGGTTGTTCGACATCAAAATCCTCTTCTTCAACGTCATCTAGTAGTTCGTCATCAGGAAATACAGCAAAAGCTCGTACTCTAGATGAAATCAAAGAGAGCGGAACAATCAAGATTGGTGTCTTTTCTGATAAAAAGCCATTTGGCTACGTTGATGATAAGGGAGACTATCAAGGATATGATGTTTATTTTGCTGACCGCTTAGCCAAGGATTTAGGCGTGGATGTGAAATATGTCGCTGTTGACCCCGCTAGTCGTGTAGAATACCTGACATCGGCTAAGGTTGATATTATCTTAGCGAATTTTACAGTTACCGATGAACGTGCTGAACAAGTTGATTTTGCGCTTCCATATATGAAAGTTGCACTTGGGGTTGTCTCACCAAGCAGTCAATTGATTTCTTCTGTTGATGATTTGGAAGGAAAAACATTGATTGTCGGTAAAGGAACAACTGCTGAAACTTATTTTGAAAAGAATTATCCAAAAGTTAATTTATTAAAATATGACCAATATAGCGAAGCTTACCAAGCACTTCTTGATGGTCGTGGTGATGCTCTTTCAACTGATAATACAGAGGTTCTTGCTTGGGCATTGGAAAATAAAGGTTACGAAGTTGGAATTACAAGTTTAGGAGATACTGATACGATTGCTCCAGCTGTCCAAAAAGGAAATACAGAACTTCTTGACTGGATTAACAACGAAATCAAGACATTAGGCGAAGAAAACTTCTTCCATAAAGATTACGAAGAAACGCTTGAACCTGTTTATGGAGATGCAACTAACCCTGACGATTTGGTTGTCGAAGGTGGTAACGTAGATTAG
- a CDS encoding Amino acid ABC transporter, ATP-binding protein codes for MKPILEISDLKKSYGEHNVLDDLSFSVDEGEVLVILGPSGCGKSTLLRCINGLESIQSGVVSLEGEEILNNPKELPLIRQKIGMVFQSYDLFPHLTVLKNLLLAPIRAQKHPRKEVEAEALELLERVGLAGRENSFPHELSGGQKQRVAIVRSLLLHPKVILFDEVTASLDPEMVREVLELIGELANEGRTMIIVTHELQFAKAIADRIIFLENGHIVEENDAKAFFTQPKTQRARDFLNVFDFSTVG; via the coding sequence TTGAAACCGATTTTAGAAATTAGCGATTTAAAGAAATCCTATGGTGAGCACAATGTTTTGGATGATTTGTCGTTTTCAGTTGACGAAGGTGAGGTGCTAGTTATCCTAGGTCCGTCAGGCTGTGGAAAATCAACTTTGCTACGTTGCATTAACGGTTTGGAATCCATTCAATCGGGTGTTGTGAGCCTTGAGGGGGAAGAAATTTTAAATAACCCTAAAGAGTTACCTTTGATTCGCCAAAAAATTGGCATGGTTTTTCAATCTTATGACCTTTTTCCTCATTTGACCGTTTTGAAAAATCTCTTGCTGGCTCCAATCAGAGCACAAAAACACCCGCGAAAGGAAGTCGAAGCAGAAGCTTTAGAACTTTTGGAACGTGTTGGTTTGGCTGGTAGGGAAAACAGTTTTCCGCATGAATTATCAGGTGGACAAAAGCAACGTGTGGCGATTGTGAGGAGCTTGCTTTTGCATCCAAAGGTCATTTTATTTGACGAAGTGACAGCTTCGCTAGACCCTGAAATGGTTAGAGAAGTTTTGGAGTTGATTGGTGAATTGGCAAACGAAGGTCGAACCATGATCATTGTGACTCATGAGTTGCAATTTGCCAAAGCCATTGCTGACCGTATCATTTTTCTGGAAAATGGTCATATCGTTGAAGAAAATGATGCCAAGGCGTTTTTCACTCAACCTAAGACACAACGTGCACGTGACTTTTTAAATGTGTTTGATTTTTCAACGGTTGGTTAA
- the glnP gene encoding Glutamine transport system permease protein GlnP, with protein sequence MQDSGLQVLFQGNNLWRLFQGVLVTLNISLLSIVISIVFGFLFGFVMTSHFRIVRVLAQIYLEFIRIMPQLVLLFLVYFGLARTFNLNLSGEVAALIVFSMWGIAEMGDLVRGALTSLPKHQFESGLALGLTKMQLFIYVIIPQILRRLLPQAVNLMTRMIKTTSLIVLIGVVEVVKVGQQIIEANRLTVPSAAIWIYGLIFLMYFAVCFPISRLSMYLEKVWKE encoded by the coding sequence ATGCAGGATTCGGGGCTACAAGTGCTCTTTCAGGGAAATAATTTATGGCGGTTATTTCAAGGGGTGTTGGTAACGCTTAATATCTCTTTATTGTCAATTGTGATTTCGATTGTTTTCGGTTTTTTATTCGGTTTTGTAATGACCTCACATTTTCGTATCGTACGTGTCTTGGCTCAGATTTATTTGGAATTTATCAGAATCATGCCACAATTGGTGCTATTGTTTTTAGTTTATTTTGGTTTGGCACGAACATTTAATCTTAATTTATCGGGAGAAGTTGCGGCGCTTATTGTCTTTTCAATGTGGGGAATTGCTGAGATGGGTGACCTTGTTCGCGGAGCGCTAACCTCGCTACCCAAACATCAATTCGAAAGTGGGTTAGCTTTAGGGCTAACAAAAATGCAGTTATTCATTTATGTGATTATTCCGCAGATTTTACGGAGATTATTGCCACAAGCAGTTAATTTGATGACACGGATGATAAAAACAACGTCATTGATTGTCTTGATTGGAGTCGTGGAAGTGGTGAAAGTCGGACAGCAAATTATCGAAGCTAACCGTCTCACGGTACCAAGCGCAGCGATTTGGATATACGGACTGATATTCTTGATGTATTTTGCGGTTTGTTTTCCAATTTCACGATTGTCAATGTATTTAGAAAAAGTTTGGAAGGAGTAG
- a CDS encoding ABC transporter membrane-spanning permease-glutamine transport codes for MFNWEFIRANIPLYQEALVLTIRLAFFGILGALVLGLLISLIKYYKIPVLSQICQVYIELSRNTPLLIQLYFLYFGLPKIGIVLSSEICAVVGLIFLGGSYMAESFRSGLEAISKTQYEVGLSIGLKPVQNFFYVIFPQALAVSLPSLVANVIFLIKETSVFSIIALADLMYVAKDLIGLYYETDEALLMLILAYLIVLLPISLVARLIERRLRHAGFGATSALSGK; via the coding sequence ATGTTCAATTGGGAGTTTATTCGTGCGAATATTCCCTTGTATCAAGAGGCGTTGGTGCTGACGATTCGTCTAGCATTCTTTGGGATTTTAGGTGCTCTTGTTTTAGGACTTTTGATTAGTTTGATTAAATATTATAAGATTCCTGTTTTGAGTCAAATTTGTCAGGTTTACATTGAGCTATCACGTAACACGCCACTTTTGATACAGCTTTATTTTCTTTATTTTGGGTTGCCAAAGATTGGTATTGTTTTATCATCAGAGATATGCGCGGTTGTCGGCTTGATTTTTCTTGGTGGTTCTTATATGGCAGAATCATTTCGGTCAGGTTTGGAAGCTATTTCGAAAACGCAGTACGAAGTTGGTTTGAGTATCGGCTTAAAGCCAGTTCAAAATTTCTTTTATGTCATTTTTCCACAAGCTTTAGCTGTTTCTTTGCCATCGCTTGTTGCTAATGTTATTTTTTTGATTAAAGAAACGTCAGTTTTTTCAATTATTGCTTTAGCAGATTTGATGTATGTTGCAAAAGATTTGATTGGCTTGTATTACGAGACTGATGAGGCGCTGTTGATGTTGATTTTAGCATACTTGATCGTTCTTTTGCCAATTTCATTGGTAGCAAGATTGATTGAAAGGAGGTTACGTCATGCAGGATTCGGGGCTACAAGTGCTCTTTCAGGGAAATAA
- a CDS encoding Para-aminobenzoate synthase, aminase component/Aminodeoxychorismate lyase, which yields MLEDLPSTFLQPKLVQREETCDSPFTYFKTSYRPHIPNSDKEQVFISSDDYLQETSIGNIILEIDGTYYPPPVEVGILDGIYRKYLIQQGEVTERYLTKTDLENADHIYVFNSVRGLYEISVI from the coding sequence ATGTTGGAAGATTTACCCTCAACTTTTTTACAGCCTAAATTGGTTCAAAGAGAAGAAACGTGTGATTCACCCTTTACCTATTTTAAAACAAGTTATCGCCCTCATATTCCTAATTCTGATAAGGAACAAGTTTTCATTTCTAGTGATGACTATCTGCAAGAAACTTCAATAGGGAATATTATTTTAGAAATCGATGGGACTTATTATCCTCCGCCAGTTGAAGTTGGGATATTAGATGGCATATATAGGAAGTATTTAATTCAACAAGGAGAAGTAACTGAACGCTATTTAACAAAGACAGATTTGGAGAATGCTGACCATATTTATGTGTTTAATAGCGTTCGTGGTCTTTATGAGATTAGTGTCATATAA